A region of Streptomyces sp. R44 DNA encodes the following proteins:
- a CDS encoding pentapeptide repeat-containing protein: MTDENSHATEVRERWARPENAPALEGIRAALAGGGDWRALVREWTLPWGTENDLAGIPLAGAGLGGVDLKDVILSYADLRGCDLSGCDLTDAFLTGTDLREATLVNATLTRVNAGLCDLSGADLSGANADDAVFSRARLVGTRLSGASLRRVKFVAAELGDADFSDADLSEAVMVAARTAGTILDGARLEGTRHGSLRP; encoded by the coding sequence ATGACCGACGAGAACAGCCACGCCACCGAGGTACGCGAGCGGTGGGCCCGCCCGGAGAACGCCCCCGCCCTCGAGGGCATCCGCGCCGCCCTCGCCGGCGGTGGCGACTGGCGCGCGCTCGTGCGCGAGTGGACCCTGCCCTGGGGCACCGAGAACGATCTGGCCGGCATTCCGCTCGCCGGTGCGGGCCTCGGCGGCGTGGACCTGAAGGACGTCATTCTCAGCTACGCCGACCTGCGTGGCTGCGACCTGAGCGGCTGCGACCTCACCGACGCGTTCCTGACGGGCACCGACCTGCGCGAGGCCACGCTGGTGAACGCGACCCTCACCCGCGTGAACGCCGGGCTCTGCGACCTCAGCGGGGCCGACCTCAGCGGCGCGAACGCTGACGACGCCGTGTTCTCCCGCGCCCGCCTCGTCGGCACCCGGCTGTCCGGCGCCTCCCTGCGCCGGGTGAAGTTCGTCGCGGCCGAACTCGGCGACGCGGACTTCTCCGACGCGGACCTGTCGGAGGCCGTGATGGTCGCGGCCAGGACGGCGGGCACGATCCTGGACGGCGCACGCCTGGAGGGAACCCGCCACGGCTCACTGAGGCCGTAG
- a CDS encoding YjbQ family protein, giving the protein MSHAFQTRTLDIATGAAETVYDLTRECSSFLAEVAQGGDGLLNVFTPHATTGVALIETGSGSDRDLLAALHQLLPADERWQHRHGSAGHGRDHVLPAIVPPHATIPVIGGELALGTWQSVCLVDTNKDNPNRQVRLSFLG; this is encoded by the coding sequence ATGAGCCACGCATTCCAGACCCGCACCCTCGACATCGCCACGGGCGCCGCGGAAACCGTCTACGACCTGACCCGTGAGTGCTCCTCCTTCCTGGCCGAGGTGGCACAGGGCGGAGACGGGCTCCTGAACGTCTTCACACCGCACGCGACCACGGGGGTGGCGCTGATCGAGACGGGTTCGGGCAGCGACCGCGACCTTCTGGCCGCCCTGCACCAGCTCCTCCCCGCGGACGAACGCTGGCAGCACCGCCACGGAAGCGCGGGCCACGGCCGGGACCACGTGCTGCCGGCGATCGTTCCGCCCCACGCGACGATCCCGGTGATCGGCGGTGAACTTGCCTTGGGCACCTGGCAGTCGGTGTGCCTGGTGGACACCAACAAGGACAACCCCAACCGCCAGGTGAGGCTGAGCTTCCTGGGCTGA
- a CDS encoding AIPR family protein — MAGKKIVIKDPQIVNGLQTSHEVYSFFQAGGHHRNRSLLVKIVVAPENGTARDRIIRATNSQTQLPAGALRATEPIQKDIEEGLTHGGGYYYERRASYYRNLGFPLDQVVSMLRLAREFTAFALREPHVALRHSEALLLEDKHYHQIFSAKVDLDLYRLSLDVHTRIRQHLNAYAEDRPLLGETIENWLYPLAAVSAYALTRLRQPTPRDLLNIDLDHLNTELMDRLTGVLDQCFKTALRNNKAGGVDRIARRPEFTNRIRQTVVSQSRFHIEHTSKDV; from the coding sequence ATCGCGGGCAAGAAGATCGTCATCAAGGACCCTCAGATCGTCAACGGACTTCAGACGAGCCACGAGGTCTACAGCTTCTTCCAAGCCGGTGGCCATCACCGCAATCGCTCTCTGCTCGTCAAGATCGTGGTCGCGCCGGAGAACGGGACGGCTCGCGACAGGATCATCCGGGCCACCAACAGTCAGACCCAGCTGCCGGCAGGTGCGCTGAGGGCCACCGAACCGATTCAGAAGGACATCGAAGAGGGTCTCACGCATGGCGGCGGCTACTACTACGAGCGGCGCGCCAGTTACTACCGCAACCTCGGGTTCCCGCTTGATCAGGTCGTCTCCATGCTCCGCTTGGCACGCGAGTTCACGGCCTTCGCGCTGCGCGAGCCTCACGTGGCGCTCAGGCACTCAGAGGCCTTGCTCCTCGAGGACAAGCATTACCACCAGATCTTCTCCGCGAAAGTGGATCTCGACCTCTACCGTCTGTCCCTCGACGTCCACACCAGGATCCGGCAGCATCTGAACGCATACGCCGAGGATCGTCCCCTGCTCGGGGAGACCATCGAGAACTGGCTCTATCCCCTTGCCGCAGTGTCCGCCTACGCGCTGACGCGGCTACGCCAGCCCACCCCGCGCGATCTGCTGAACATCGACCTCGACCACCTCAACACCGAGCTCATGGACCGTCTGACAGGCGTGCTCGACCAGTGCTTCAAAACTGCCCTGCGCAACAACAAGGCCGGCGGCGTCGACCGGATCGCCCGAAGACCCGAATTCACCAACCGCATCCGCCAGACGGTGGTGTCCCAGAGTCGCTTCCACATCGAACATACGTCGAAAGACGTCTGA
- a CDS encoding M48 family metallopeptidase has product MRRSAPGPAALGRPGPFTLPSGTSVRFVLLIAAMGIVSALLVNGTSAVLLSSVRWEELQEYHECNARATEEAARERGSATDIRIPTELDLGDCEDPRAGASRLVTAGVSVGLLLALLGAYAGLPRYRTRRRGYRPLTGMPELSAYLAGLLGESGVRERVGFLVEPLNPAVHALAFGRLGRRRVALSGGLLTLYSLDRAAFRSIVLHELAHIRNRDLDIAFLTLILWRASMPTLGALTVVAVPASLVVGGALRGSVLGFAVQVPLLTALVVLLKNAVLRSRELYADARVTEWEGSADGLRRLFGAAPAREGAKTGRGLLSVHPPLAERARALTDRRVLYGVGFWDMSAVGAAGAFLHDMVSLGPIGGGSQAGPVTELAATVLSGFLVVGAAGTVLWQAVTHAPGSLTPARLRRAGLGLGLGLGVFRLLSSSMAFSLVSVGGKGASLAFPYLALTSLCGWALVRWLVLVAEAWGPVLARNRRPRRVLWTVLAVGAAGVLPMADFLLTLPTMILYAAAFIAPSLPGALVFVGGTGFLASHRIASLVVPVLLTAMVVPLVGQYVSWRPGARHTFTGFGPPGPPPGVLVRLGVPVAPAAALSALLVVWTGAPAPVLMAGGVLIAGQVAAAFWAGGGYAPLPLARGALAAFGAGLLGTVAFGVLVRLVGCLATGTDPCVPLPGAVHLRLALTMAAVGTLPAWTVHALAVRSRRARTRRRA; this is encoded by the coding sequence GTGAGGCGGTCCGCGCCGGGACCGGCGGCGCTCGGCCGTCCGGGCCCGTTCACGCTCCCCTCCGGCACGTCCGTGCGCTTCGTGCTGCTGATCGCCGCGATGGGCATCGTGTCGGCCCTCCTGGTCAACGGCACCTCGGCCGTCCTCCTGTCGTCGGTGCGGTGGGAGGAGTTGCAGGAGTACCACGAGTGCAACGCCCGGGCGACGGAGGAAGCGGCCCGTGAACGCGGCTCCGCCACCGACATCCGCATCCCCACCGAGCTCGACCTGGGCGACTGCGAGGACCCCCGCGCCGGCGCCAGCCGGCTCGTCACCGCCGGAGTCTCGGTCGGCCTGCTCCTCGCCCTCCTCGGCGCCTACGCCGGCCTGCCCCGGTACCGGACCCGGCGGCGCGGCTACCGGCCGCTCACCGGCATGCCCGAGCTCTCCGCGTATCTGGCGGGTCTGCTCGGCGAGTCGGGCGTCCGCGAGCGGGTCGGCTTCCTCGTCGAGCCGCTGAATCCGGCGGTCCACGCCCTCGCCTTCGGGCGCCTCGGACGGCGCAGGGTGGCGCTGAGCGGAGGGCTGCTCACCCTGTACTCCCTCGACCGGGCGGCGTTCCGGAGCATCGTCCTCCATGAACTCGCGCACATCCGCAACCGGGACCTGGACATCGCCTTCCTGACCCTGATCCTGTGGCGGGCGAGCATGCCGACCCTGGGCGCTCTGACGGTGGTCGCGGTCCCGGCGTCCCTGGTCGTCGGGGGCGCGCTCAGGGGCTCCGTCCTGGGCTTCGCCGTCCAGGTCCCGTTGCTCACCGCACTGGTGGTCCTGCTCAAGAACGCGGTGCTGCGGAGCCGGGAGCTGTACGCCGACGCGCGGGTGACGGAGTGGGAGGGCTCGGCCGACGGCCTGCGCAGGCTGTTCGGCGCCGCTCCCGCCCGGGAGGGCGCGAAGACCGGCCGTGGCCTGCTGAGCGTCCACCCGCCGCTCGCCGAGAGGGCGCGGGCGCTGACCGACCGGAGGGTCCTGTACGGGGTCGGCTTCTGGGACATGAGCGCGGTCGGGGCGGCGGGCGCCTTCCTCCACGACATGGTGAGTCTGGGGCCGATCGGCGGCGGCAGCCAGGCCGGACCGGTCACGGAGCTCGCCGCGACGGTCCTGTCCGGGTTCCTGGTGGTGGGCGCGGCGGGGACGGTGCTGTGGCAGGCGGTGACGCACGCCCCGGGCTCCCTCACCCCGGCGCGGCTCCGGCGGGCCGGGCTCGGTCTGGGCCTCGGCCTGGGCGTGTTCCGGCTGCTGTCCTCGTCGATGGCCTTCAGCCTGGTGAGCGTGGGCGGGAAAGGGGCGTCGCTGGCCTTCCCGTACCTCGCCCTGACGAGTCTGTGCGGCTGGGCTCTCGTCCGGTGGCTGGTGCTGGTCGCGGAGGCGTGGGGACCGGTCCTGGCCCGCAACCGCCGTCCGCGACGCGTGCTGTGGACGGTTCTCGCGGTGGGCGCGGCCGGTGTGCTGCCGATGGCCGACTTCCTGCTGACGCTTCCGACGATGATTCTGTACGCGGCGGCGTTCATCGCGCCCTCGCTGCCGGGCGCGCTGGTCTTCGTCGGAGGCACCGGGTTCCTGGCGTCCCACCGGATCGCGTCCCTGGTGGTGCCGGTGCTGCTCACCGCCATGGTGGTGCCGCTGGTCGGGCAGTACGTGTCATGGCGCCCCGGTGCCCGGCACACGTTCACCGGATTCGGCCCGCCGGGACCGCCACCGGGGGTCCTCGTCCGCCTCGGCGTCCCGGTGGCACCGGCGGCCGCCCTGTCGGCGCTGCTGGTCGTGTGGACCGGCGCCCCCGCCCCCGTGTTGATGGCCGGCGGGGTACTGATCGCGGGCCAGGTGGCGGCGGCCTTCTGGGCGGGCGGCGGCTACGCTCCGCTGCCGCTCGCCCGGGGCGCCCTGGCCGCGTTCGGTGCGGGCCTGCTCGGCACGGTGGCCTTCGGTGTGCTGGTGAGGCTCGTGGGCTGCCTCGCCACGGGCACCGACCCCTGCGTCCCGCTCCCCGGCGCGGTCCACCTCCGCCTGGCCCTCACCATGGCCGCCGTGGGCACCCTGCCGGCCTGGACCGTCCACGCCCTCGCGGTCCGGTCCCGCCGTGCCCGGACGCGGCGCCGGGCGTAG
- a CDS encoding extracellular solute-binding protein, whose translation MKNRPLACLLAPATALALAGCGMLPGGDGGTKTVNVWLMRDSVSEDFLSRFTEAYEKEHAGVELEFTIQEWTGIGKKVTEAIQGSGGPDVIEVGNTQVAQYADTEKLFDLTLESVRDLGSEDWLPGLAEPGSIGGAQYGIPWYAANRIVIYNKELFEEAGLDKPPATRAEWLDDTEKLDKNGSQGIYLAGQDWYTLAGFIWDEGGELAVDKGGQWTGALDSPAAQRGMAFYKELQALGSGPKNADEQTPPQADVFAKGHVAQLIATPSAVAAILKANPDLKDKLGYFPIPGKQAGRPCAVFTGGSDLIIPENAPQRGAALDVVKALAGEKWQTELARAMGYVPNKKGLASVVAGQEATAVMATGAARGRATPNSPQWADVEADNPIKPYMTAVLQGEDPVKAAKDASTAITDTLAE comes from the coding sequence GTGAAGAATCGCCCTCTCGCCTGCCTCCTGGCCCCCGCCACCGCCCTCGCCCTCGCGGGCTGCGGGATGCTGCCGGGCGGCGACGGCGGGACGAAGACCGTGAACGTCTGGCTCATGCGGGACAGCGTCAGCGAGGACTTCCTCTCGCGCTTCACCGAGGCGTACGAGAAGGAGCACGCCGGGGTCGAGCTCGAATTCACCATCCAGGAGTGGACCGGCATCGGGAAGAAGGTCACCGAGGCGATCCAGGGCTCCGGCGGCCCCGACGTCATCGAGGTCGGCAACACGCAGGTCGCCCAGTACGCCGACACCGAGAAGCTCTTCGACCTCACCCTCGAGTCGGTCCGCGACCTCGGCAGCGAGGACTGGCTGCCGGGTCTCGCCGAGCCCGGCAGCATCGGCGGAGCCCAGTACGGCATCCCCTGGTACGCGGCCAACCGCATCGTCATCTACAACAAGGAGCTGTTCGAGGAAGCCGGCCTCGACAAGCCGCCGGCCACCCGCGCAGAATGGCTCGACGACACCGAGAAGCTCGACAAGAACGGCTCGCAGGGCATCTACCTCGCAGGACAGGACTGGTACACCCTCGCCGGCTTCATCTGGGACGAGGGCGGCGAACTCGCCGTCGACAAGGGCGGCCAGTGGACCGGCGCGCTCGACAGCCCGGCCGCCCAGCGCGGCATGGCCTTCTACAAGGAGCTCCAGGCCCTCGGCTCCGGCCCGAAGAACGCCGACGAGCAGACCCCGCCGCAGGCCGACGTCTTCGCCAAGGGCCACGTCGCCCAGCTCATCGCCACGCCCAGCGCCGTCGCCGCCATCCTCAAGGCCAACCCGGACCTCAAGGACAAGCTCGGCTACTTCCCGATACCCGGCAAGCAGGCCGGCCGGCCCTGTGCCGTCTTCACCGGCGGCTCCGACCTGATCATCCCGGAGAACGCGCCCCAGCGCGGCGCGGCCCTCGACGTCGTCAAGGCGCTCGCCGGCGAGAAGTGGCAGACCGAACTCGCCCGCGCCATGGGCTACGTGCCCAACAAGAAGGGACTCGCGTCCGTCGTCGCCGGCCAGGAGGCCACCGCCGTCATGGCGACGGGCGCCGCACGCGGCCGGGCCACCCCCAACTCCCCGCAGTGGGCGGACGTCGAGGCCGACAACCCCATCAAGCCGTACATGACGGCCGTCCTCCAGGGCGAGGACCCCGTGAAGGCGGCGAAGGACGCCTCGACCGCGATCACGGACACCCTCGCCGAATAG
- a CDS encoding dodecin, whose protein sequence is MSNHTYRVTEIVGTSTEGIDQAIRNGIERASQTLRGLDWFEVTQVRGHLVDGAIEHYQVGLKVGFRLEDET, encoded by the coding sequence ATGTCGAATCACACCTACCGAGTCACCGAGATCGTCGGCACCTCCACCGAGGGCATCGACCAGGCCATCCGCAACGGAATCGAGCGCGCCTCCCAGACCCTGCGGGGACTCGACTGGTTCGAGGTGACGCAGGTACGCGGCCACCTCGTCGACGGCGCGATCGAGCACTACCAGGTCGGCCTGAAGGTCGGCTTCCGCCTGGAGGACGAGACCTGA
- a CDS encoding putative T7SS-secreted protein, with the protein MGIGDFISDLTPDVVEDAVEDGVEWVGNRVEDAGNWTADRLDDVGWESGADWVREQSRSVANRMGAEVDEMDLGQTEDKTKLIYGSPSKLRSTASHLRDLQASFDKVGQGLKGLDASAVKGEAADAFREKVAVEPPKWFKGADAFGKASDALASFGLTVEWAQGQAQTAIDKWKQGTKASEDAANAHQKNVDDYNRAVDRYNAEPADKRNPASLPPRPGAFSDPGKALMEEAQEILAEARKQRNAAAETARTAIRAARDAAPPKPSYAEQAKDGLDELQVMQTHFGGGIVKGTAGLLSFVRSVNPTDPYNLTHPAEYFTQLNSLASGLVLMANDPWGTGKQMLDNFMKDPAEGFGRLVPDLLLTAATAGGGAAVKGVRVAAEGADLASDANRARRLIDGSPNGTHNRPDAHRLVDETDPVDLASGRMFLPQTDVSLPGTLPLTFTRRVESGYTAGRFFGPSWSSTVDEHLEIDAQGVVHVTDDGLLLPYPHPVPGLPTLPESGTGRRPLARDESGDYTLTDPDTGLTRHFAAPAGTEPGGDGEAWLVRTVDRNGNAVTVDRTEDGTPLALVHTAGYHVDVTTENGRVTRLALRLPDGTGQELVRYGHTDGDLTAVTKPSGATLTLAYDDRHRVITWTDSNGSRYDYAYDEHDRVIGEGGEDGHVQLTLAYGHPDPATGHRTTTLTTADGRVTRHLIDGACHVLATVDPLGHTTRLGHDARGNLLNRTDALGRTTAFSYDDEGRLLTVLRADGSRLSTVRDDRGLPVEFIDADGGRTRQEFDDLGNLTAVTDPAGHTTRYAYDDRGHLATITDPSGAVTTFRCDPAGLPLEVGDPLGGTTRCERDAHGRLVRVTDPQGAVTTLEWTEDGELARRVRPDGTVEAWAYDGEGNCTAYTDPNGLTTRFEYTHFDLLAARTGPDGARHAFEHDASLRLTRVTDPQGLTWDYTYDRAGRTVAETDFDGRTVAYELNAVGQVTARVTPTGQTIRYERDALDRIVRKDAAGAVTTYAYDAAGRMVRAEGPDSELVRQYDHRGELKAELVDGRPLTYTYDDTGRLSRRITPTGHVTSYAYDATGRLAQLTSGARRISFTHDTAGRELRRAFGDALELTTSWDGSGRLAGQHLTAGGRTVNRRAYTYRADGHLTALDDALRGSFRYGLDITGRVTTVTAAGWKESYAYDASGNQTSASWTGSHPGQDATGPRSYTGTTLTRAGAVRYEHDAGGRMTLRRRVTLSGRADTWRFTWDAESRLTAVTTPDGTRWRYRYDPLGRRTAKLRLADDGKTVVEETLFTWDGPTLCEQVTTAPGLPRPVALTWDHRHAKPLAQTERVLGSDASQEAVDERFFAIATDLVGTPTELVDETGRVAWHSRATLWGTTTWNSGATAYTPLRFPGQYFDPETGLHHNYFRQYDPETARYLTPDPLGLLPAPNPASYVHNPVTWSDPLGLSPYRGLGLSDEAMNAIQKLENIKADPIGRINSEPNHNHYSAARREAGGEVVARKPDGTPFDHVQDLTQAANGLENVRKALWKEMEKLPDGMTERGLEVLLKKHDETVYHLDRVKGFLHQIKQQP; encoded by the coding sequence GTGGGCATCGGGGACTTCATCAGCGACCTCACACCGGACGTCGTCGAGGACGCGGTCGAGGACGGGGTCGAGTGGGTCGGCAACCGGGTCGAGGACGCCGGCAACTGGACCGCGGACCGGTTGGACGACGTCGGCTGGGAGTCCGGTGCGGACTGGGTGCGCGAGCAGTCGCGTTCGGTGGCGAACCGGATGGGCGCCGAGGTCGACGAGATGGACCTCGGGCAGACCGAGGACAAGACCAAGCTGATCTACGGCAGCCCGTCCAAGCTCCGCTCGACCGCCTCCCACCTGCGCGACCTGCAGGCCTCTTTCGACAAGGTGGGTCAGGGGCTCAAGGGTCTCGACGCGTCCGCGGTGAAGGGCGAGGCCGCGGACGCCTTCCGGGAGAAGGTGGCGGTCGAGCCGCCGAAGTGGTTCAAGGGCGCGGACGCCTTCGGCAAGGCCTCCGACGCCTTGGCGAGCTTCGGCCTCACCGTCGAGTGGGCCCAGGGGCAGGCCCAGACGGCGATCGACAAGTGGAAGCAGGGCACCAAGGCGTCCGAGGACGCGGCGAACGCCCATCAGAAGAACGTCGACGACTACAACAGGGCCGTCGACCGGTACAACGCCGAACCTGCCGACAAGCGGAACCCGGCCTCCCTGCCACCCAGGCCGGGCGCCTTCAGCGACCCCGGCAAGGCCCTGATGGAGGAGGCGCAGGAGATCCTCGCCGAGGCCCGGAAACAGCGCAACGCCGCCGCCGAGACCGCCCGCACGGCGATCCGGGCGGCCCGGGACGCGGCCCCTCCCAAGCCCTCGTACGCCGAGCAGGCCAAGGACGGCCTCGACGAACTACAGGTGATGCAGACGCACTTCGGCGGCGGCATCGTCAAGGGCACGGCCGGACTGCTCAGTTTCGTCCGGAGCGTCAACCCCACCGACCCGTACAACCTCACCCACCCGGCCGAGTACTTCACCCAGCTCAACAGCCTCGCCTCCGGACTCGTCCTCATGGCCAACGACCCGTGGGGCACGGGCAAGCAGATGCTCGACAACTTCATGAAGGACCCGGCGGAGGGCTTCGGCCGGCTCGTCCCCGACCTGCTGCTCACCGCCGCCACCGCCGGCGGTGGCGCGGCCGTCAAGGGCGTCCGGGTCGCGGCCGAGGGAGCAGACCTGGCGTCCGACGCCAACCGCGCCCGTCGCCTGATCGACGGGTCGCCGAACGGCACCCACAACCGCCCCGACGCCCACCGACTCGTCGACGAGACCGACCCGGTGGACCTGGCCTCGGGCCGGATGTTCCTGCCCCAGACCGACGTCTCCCTCCCCGGCACCCTCCCGCTCACCTTCACCCGACGCGTCGAGTCCGGCTACACCGCCGGACGCTTCTTCGGCCCCTCGTGGTCCTCCACCGTCGACGAGCACCTGGAGATCGACGCGCAGGGGGTCGTCCACGTCACGGACGACGGCCTCCTGCTCCCCTACCCGCACCCCGTGCCCGGTCTCCCCACGCTCCCCGAGTCCGGCACCGGCCGTCGGCCGCTCGCCCGCGACGAGTCCGGCGACTACACGCTCACCGATCCGGACACCGGTCTGACCCGGCACTTCGCCGCGCCCGCCGGCACCGAACCGGGCGGCGACGGAGAGGCGTGGCTCGTACGGACGGTGGACCGCAACGGCAACGCCGTCACCGTCGACCGCACCGAGGACGGAACCCCGCTCGCCCTCGTCCACACGGCGGGCTACCACGTCGACGTCACGACCGAGAACGGCCGGGTGACACGCCTCGCCCTGCGCCTTCCCGACGGCACCGGACAGGAACTCGTCCGCTACGGCCACACCGACGGCGACCTGACCGCAGTCACCAAGCCCTCCGGCGCCACCCTCACCCTCGCCTACGACGACCGGCACCGGGTGATCACCTGGACCGACTCCAACGGCAGCCGCTACGACTACGCCTACGACGAGCACGACCGGGTCATCGGCGAGGGCGGCGAGGACGGCCACGTCCAGCTCACCCTCGCCTACGGCCACCCCGATCCGGCCACCGGCCACCGCACCACCACCCTCACCACCGCCGACGGACGGGTCACCCGCCATCTGATCGACGGCGCCTGCCACGTCCTCGCCACCGTCGACCCGCTCGGCCACACCACCCGGCTCGGCCACGACGCCCGCGGGAACCTCCTCAACCGCACCGATGCCCTCGGCCGGACGACCGCCTTCTCGTACGACGACGAGGGCCGGCTGCTCACGGTCCTCCGGGCCGACGGCAGCCGGCTCTCCACCGTCCGTGACGACCGGGGCCTGCCCGTGGAGTTCATCGACGCCGACGGCGGGCGGACCCGCCAGGAGTTCGACGACCTCGGCAACCTCACCGCCGTCACGGACCCCGCCGGCCACACCACCCGCTACGCCTACGACGACCGGGGCCACCTCGCCACCATCACCGACCCCTCCGGCGCCGTCACCACCTTCCGCTGCGACCCCGCCGGACTCCCCCTTGAGGTCGGCGATCCCCTCGGCGGCACCACGCGGTGCGAGCGCGACGCCCACGGCCGGCTCGTCCGCGTCACCGACCCGCAGGGCGCCGTCACCACCCTGGAGTGGACCGAGGACGGTGAACTCGCCCGGCGCGTCCGCCCGGACGGCACCGTCGAGGCATGGGCCTACGACGGTGAGGGCAACTGCACGGCGTACACCGATCCGAACGGCCTCACGACCCGCTTCGAGTACACCCACTTCGACCTGCTCGCCGCCCGCACCGGTCCGGACGGCGCGCGCCACGCCTTCGAGCACGACGCGTCCCTCCGCCTCACCCGGGTCACCGACCCCCAGGGGTTGACCTGGGACTACACCTACGACCGGGCCGGCCGCACGGTCGCCGAGACCGACTTCGACGGGCGGACCGTCGCCTACGAACTGAACGCGGTCGGGCAGGTCACCGCCCGCGTCACCCCCACCGGCCAGACCATCCGCTACGAGCGGGACGCGCTCGACCGGATCGTCCGCAAGGACGCGGCCGGAGCCGTCACCACCTACGCGTACGACGCCGCCGGCCGGATGGTCCGCGCCGAGGGCCCCGACAGCGAACTCGTCCGGCAGTACGACCACCGCGGCGAACTCAAGGCAGAACTCGTCGACGGCCGCCCGCTCACCTACACCTATGACGACACCGGACGCCTCTCCCGCCGCATCACCCCCACCGGACACGTCACCAGCTACGCGTACGACGCCACCGGCCGGCTCGCCCAGCTCACCAGCGGCGCCCGGCGGATCTCCTTCACCCACGACACGGCGGGACGGGAACTGCGCCGCGCCTTCGGCGACGCCCTCGAGCTCACCACGTCCTGGGACGGGTCCGGGCGGCTGGCCGGCCAGCACCTGACCGCGGGCGGCCGCACCGTCAACCGCCGCGCCTACACCTATCGCGCCGACGGCCACCTCACCGCGCTCGACGACGCCCTGCGCGGCTCCTTCCGCTACGGCCTCGACATCACCGGCCGCGTCACCACGGTCACCGCCGCGGGCTGGAAGGAGTCGTACGCCTACGACGCCTCCGGCAACCAGACCTCCGCGTCCTGGACCGGCAGCCACCCCGGCCAGGACGCCACGGGCCCTCGCAGCTACACCGGAACCACCCTCACCCGCGCCGGAGCGGTCCGGTACGAGCACGACGCCGGCGGCCGGATGACCCTGCGCCGCCGGGTCACGCTCTCCGGAAGAGCGGACACCTGGCGGTTCACCTGGGACGCCGAGAGCCGCCTCACCGCCGTCACCACGCCCGACGGGACGCGTTGGCGCTACCGGTACGACCCGCTCGGCCGCCGCACCGCGAAGCTGCGGCTCGCCGACGACGGCAAGACGGTGGTCGAGGAGACCCTGTTCACCTGGGACGGCCCGACCCTGTGCGAACAGGTCACGACCGCACCCGGGCTGCCCCGCCCCGTAGCCCTCACCTGGGACCACCGGCACGCCAAGCCGCTGGCCCAGACCGAACGCGTCCTCGGCTCCGACGCCTCCCAGGAGGCCGTCGACGAGCGCTTCTTCGCCATCGCCACCGACCTCGTCGGCACCCCCACCGAACTCGTCGACGAGACCGGCCGGGTGGCCTGGCACAGCCGCGCCACGCTCTGGGGCACCACCACGTGGAACAGCGGCGCCACCGCCTACACCCCGCTCCGGTTCCCCGGTCAGTACTTCGACCCCGAGACCGGTCTCCACCACAACTACTTCCGGCAGTACGACCCGGAGACCGCCCGCTACCTCACTCCCGACCCGCTGGGGCTCCTCCCCGCCCCCAACCCGGCTTCCTACGTCCACAACCCGGTCACCTGGTCCGACCCTCTCGGCCTCTCCCCCTACCGCGGGCTCGGACTCAGCGACGAGGCGATGAACGCCATCCAGAAGCTGGAGAACATCAAGGCCGACCCGATCGGCCGCATCAACTCCGAGCCCAACCACAACCACTACTCGGCGGCGCGGCGCGAGGCGGGCGGCGAGGTGGTGGCCCGCAAGCCGGACGGCACCCCCTTCGACCACGTCCAGGACCTCACACAGGCCGCGAACGGACTGGAGAACGTCCGCAAGGCCCTGTGGAAGGAGATGGAGAAGCTACCGGACGGCATGACCGAGCGCGGGCTCGAAGTGCTCCTCAAGAAGCACGACGAGACCGTCTACCACCTGGACCGTGTGAAAGGCTTCCTGCACCAGATCAAGCAGCAGCCATAA
- a CDS encoding deoxynucleoside kinase yields MPVICVGGMIGIGKTSVAEILAKELGSEVFYESVDDNPILPLFYSASPEEIEAKRYPFLLQLYFLQTRFAAIKEAYKQGDNVLDRSIYEDWYFAKVNHDLGRISSLEMQVYEGLLDEMMREIDGLPYRKAPDLMVYLKADFETVLHRIGLRGRDFEQDESLVEYYRTLWSGYDDWVHKHYSASEVLVVDMNHTDVVNNPEDAARVAQEVKDALAATGRRG; encoded by the coding sequence ATGCCGGTGATCTGCGTCGGAGGCATGATCGGGATCGGCAAGACGAGTGTGGCCGAGATCCTCGCCAAGGAGCTGGGCAGCGAGGTCTTCTACGAGAGCGTCGACGACAACCCGATCCTTCCGCTCTTCTACTCGGCGAGCCCCGAGGAGATAGAGGCGAAGCGCTACCCCTTCCTCCTCCAGCTCTACTTCCTGCAGACGCGGTTCGCCGCGATCAAGGAGGCGTACAAGCAGGGCGACAACGTCCTCGACCGCTCCATCTACGAGGACTGGTACTTCGCCAAGGTCAATCACGACCTGGGCCGGATCAGCTCCCTCGAGATGCAGGTGTACGAGGGGCTGCTCGACGAGATGATGCGCGAGATCGACGGCCTGCCCTACCGCAAGGCCCCGGACCTCATGGTCTACCTCAAGGCGGACTTCGAGACGGTGCTGCACCGCATCGGGCTGCGGGGACGCGATTTCGAGCAGGACGAGAGCCTCGTCGAGTACTACCGCACCCTGTGGTCCGGCTACGACGACTGGGTCCACAAGCACTACTCGGCCAGCGAGGTCCTCGTCGTGGACATGAACCACACGGACGTGGTGAACAACCCCGAGGACGCGGCCCGCGTGGCGCAGGAGGTCAAGGACGCCCTGGCGGCGACCGGCCGCCGCGGCTGA